A DNA window from Dunckerocampus dactyliophorus isolate RoL2022-P2 chromosome 17, RoL_Ddac_1.1, whole genome shotgun sequence contains the following coding sequences:
- the shroom3 gene encoding protein Shroom3 isoform X6, with product MDTMSSAWHHNYHASASTTDLAGDFQSDGGCLRKSPDQYSSRGSMESLDPPQSGHLQHHHALGQHPHSGPHPAYSSCQQLSSARSSNSIDHLHSKRDSAYSSFSTSSSIPEYLASAPTFCPERSYSLDTVPQKGGSGEMQQADVHYIRTVYNTQQELAQEQELTSTPTLSLRNSDSRSAGGEKGGQSRDPQGGGVCYRGSGSGRISGAPAANRHSVGPIWAPGTSHSSYENLRGVPAPPRRSDSYAAIKNHERPNSWSSVDHFRSANRSLQKSSWHHSSGPVAAKGLYTTEGQLHTVIEKSPESSPTTKPRQGFPPPGSPSVPSTGPVSPAPQSGRLILPTGIYPVPQPEPQYAQIPTLSPVSPTSGVYTALAKDNTRKENLQNVRGQEEEATEQWRDGIQPSSENGDQFNTMSPYPHTPSSTTQIKRIHESDSHRSMDQSDAQPEPVVSTRVAQGQVPPSDSPVHPQLQHPSSSQVSPRHYSDSAVVHYHHWNQKELDKDKEHPLTRLENALVEVQQHTGPSGVVSVSSYDNSASGEGMQGPTRSLSVLERVSRFEHRERAGKQRSQSVSHHKTFHWNQTTDKAYSAPRGAEDLRSMLERSTKAHRTMSYRGGRINCKKDRTTPDPNSALQRSISSLQLDGSTGDDGKTSWTQDVHNMLGSYQDTSFHRSHRDVQSKVVRSTSLRHNFSPTRTSHAAPPPISSSSSPSSHQPASLKHHPSGKRGPKTMPKPESIVISPPITSPHTPKERHVVGPETRGPSPPALPSTPPVGPPALLRICGRKRMTADQKKRSYSEPDNINEVGITDSETSSLFKSGGEASVADRRKMFELGFPNNAISRPDLRQLQQDALAQYVQRKKSAKKEEARQRSGPRPLSAYLQLENAYLSDTLSVSSTSSLLSLQDAGPTSSERHHMSSSPAADMRNIQSNFYYPGRVTTPRPPSHPTLSGDSPPERHTSISHVPHSCIPGADGNRHSPFSSRESPQQKAEPQQTWGGPRHLSRALQKAQSRLGSGKSASVEDLLERSEERRPHHSRSRSSPTVEIIKQDIPPSEEKMFDASITGPEHCAKTEDRLPDDKLLGGLSSPPSSHNGPAGSFSEATFSHTPVSLRDKRQRNIERQRAHSASSLAASVGLPCPLTSRDKGGPEWPANEGLSQANQDATFPGTPQSSVPEGDGDRKVAAVSLDGHLDTLVMDKPMRHSLSEDMTKDTQRERTFSLDRKGELSKENEVSAVTSSPQLHFQLEFPPSSHQSIHQHLSSGRTPDVDGSTDQQPTSLTCHEDQDEVFLQNPAPPSSPPSIKETDITEDFPPPPHPILELNKNTSLQNAGSLPPSFKQQSSTLTSTASSSFSSLDVDNFEENLNLEYEPLLKREKTAEELRVETLWRKLVLQDHSLSSIFQGREGKSTVELVEGIFRNSRLGAKVPWHGSNINDRMEDGFSTEMDPRMEVDEDGKDINSKKVELCEALRCSVVALRQEKEALCEEQRRHQALGASIDSLVHNLCKVNERDKYSMFIGDLEKIMNLLLSLCSRLSRIDRSLLALQRDELTQEDTSEQRDSLHQKRSQLLSQTEDAWELKENLDRRQRVVHAILLGYLTEPQLQDYRHFVSTKPSLLTRQRNLDDLIRQREEQLTRLAETLPPELASARDRSGGSSHTSPKPTPCSSPFPQLTSGPSHSVRPTTVTSL from the exons ATGGACACTATGAGCAGTGCCTGGCACCACAACTACCACGcaag TGCCTCCACCACAGACCTCGCTGGTGATTTTCAGTCTGATGGCGGCTGTCTGAGGAAGAGTCCGGACCAATACAGCTCAAGAGGCAGCATGGAGAGCCTGGATCCTCCTCAGTCTGGACACCTCCAGCACCACCACGCGCTGGGCCAGCACCCCCACAGCGGGCCACACCCTGCCTACTCCTCCTGCCAACAGCTGTCCTCTGCCAG GTCGTCCAACAGCATTGATCACCTCCACAGCAAACGAGACTCTGCATACTCCTCCTTTTCCACTAGCTCCAGTATTCCAGAGTACCTTGCTTCTGCGCCGACCTTTTGTCCCGAGCGTTCCTATTCTCTGGATACCGTCCCTCAGAAAGGAGGAAGCGGAGAGATGCAACAAGCTGACGTTCATTACATCCGCACGGTTTACAATACCCAGCAGGAACTTGCTCAGGAGCAGGAACTGACATCTACACCGACTTTGTCGCTACGCAACAGTGACTCCAGAAGTGCGGGAGGAGAGAAGGGAGGGCAAAGCAGAGATCCGCAAG GAGGTGGGGTCTGCTACCGTGGCAGCGGCAGTGGCAGGATCAGTGGTGCACCGGCTGCAAACAGGCACAGTGTGGGTCCAATATGGGCACCTGGGACCAGTCACAGCTCATATGAGAACCTGAGAGGGGTACCTGCTCCACCAAGGCGCAGCGATAGCTATGCAGCTATCAAGAACCACGAGAGACCCAACTCTTGGTCCAGTGTGGATCATTTCCGCTCAGCTAACAG GTCTCTGCAGAAAAGTTCCTGGCATCACTCCAGTGGCCCAGTGGCAG CTAAAGGCTTGTACACCACTGAGGGCCAGCTCCACACAGTCATAGAGAAGAGCCCAGAAAGCAGCCCCACCACAAAGCCCAGACAGGGCTTTCCTCCACCAGGTTCACCTTCTGTACCTTCCACAGGTCCTGTAAGCCCTGCTCCCCAGTCAGGACGCCTCATTCTGCCCACAGGAATATACCCTGTACCCCAACCCGAGCCACAATATGCACAGATACCTACTTTAAGCCCCGTGTCACCCACCTCTGGAGTTTACACCGCTCTGGCCAAGGACAACACCCGGAAGGAAAATCTGCAAAATGTCAGaggacaggaagaagaagccacAGAGCAATGGAGGGACGGAATACAACCATCTAGCGAAAATGGAGACCAATTCAACACTATGTCACCGTACCCCCACACCCCTTCTTCAACAACACAGATCAAAAGAATACATGAGTCAGACAG TCACAGATCAATGGACCAATCTGACGCTCAACCAGAACCAGTGGTTTCTACCAGAGTGGCACAGGGACAGGTGCCACCTTCCGATTCACCAGTTCACCCTCAGCTTCAGCACCCCTCCTCCTCTCAGGTCTCTCCCCGTCACTACAGTGACTCAGCAGTAGTTCATTACCATCACTGGAACCAGAAAGAGCtggacaaagacaaagaacacCCGCTGACCCGTCTGGAGAACGCTCTCGTAGAGGTCCAACAACACACTGGCCCTAGCGGTGTTGTCTCTGTCAGTAGCTATGACAACAGTGCATCGGGTGAGGGCATGCAGGGACCCACACGGAGTCTCTCTGTGCTGGAGAGGGTCAGCCGCTTTGAGCATCGTGAACGTGCAGGAAAACAACGCAGTCAAAGCGTCAGTCACCACAAGACCTTTCATTGG AATCAGACCACTGACAAAGCCTATAGTGCCCCCCGTGGAGCAGAGGACCTCAGAAGCATGCTTGAAAGAAGCACCAAAGCCCATAGAACTATGAGTTACAGAGGAGGCCGCATCAACTGTAAGAAAGACAG GACCACACCTGATCCCAATTCAGCCCTGCAGAGGAGCATCAGCAGCCTTCAGTTGGATGGATCAACAGGAGATGACGGCAAGACCTCTTGGACACAAGATGTCCACAACATGCTGGGCTCTTATCAAGACACATCCTTCCACAG ATCTCACAGGGACGTGCAGTCTAAGGTCGTCCGTTCCACCTCCTTGAGACACAATTTCTCCCCAACTCGTACTTCACATGCAGCTCCTCCTCccatttcctcctcctcctcacccaGCAGCCATCAGCCTGCTTCCCTTAAACACCATCCCTCTGGGAAGAGAGGCCCTAAAACCATGCCCAAGCCAGAGAGTATTGTTATCTCACCGCCAATCACATCCCCTCACACTCCGAAGGAGCGTCATGTCGTCGGGCCTGAGACTCGAGGGCCAAGTCCCCCGGCCTTGCCCAGCACCCCGCCAGTTGGCCCCCCTGCTCTGTTGCGAATCTGCGGACGCAAACGTATGACTGCAGACCAGAAGAAACGTTCCTACTCTGAACCGGACAACATAAACGAGGTTGGGATTACGGATTCGGAGACATCTTCTCTCTTCAAGTCAGGAGGAG AGGCGAGTGTGGCAGACCGACGGAAGATGTTTGAGCTTGGGTTTCCAAACAACGCCATTTCAAGGCCCGACTTACGCCAGCTTCAGCAAGACGCTCTGGCTCAGTACGTGCAGAGGAAGAAAAGTGCAAAGAAAGAGGAGGCAAGACAGAGGAGTGGGCCAAGGCCTCTCAGCGCTTATCTACAGTTGGAGAACGCCTACCTTTCAG ACACCCTCAGCGTGTCATCCACGTCCAGCCTGCTGTCTCTCCAGGACGCTGGCCCCACCTCAAGTGAGAGGCATCACATGTCATCTTCCCCTGCAGCTGACATGAGAAACATTCAATCTAACTTCTACTATCCAGGCAGGGTGACCACCCCGAGGCCTCCATCACACCCTACACTTAG TGGGGACTCTCCACCTGAGCGCCACACCTCCATCAGCCACGTCCCTCACAGTTGCATCCCGGGGGCAGACGGCAATAGACACAGTCCATTTTCAAGCAGAGAATCACCACAACAGAAAGCAGAGCCTCAACAGACGTGGGGAGGGCCCAGGCACCTGAGCAGGGCTTTGCAAAAGGCTCAGTCCAGGCTGGGCTCTGGCAAATCGGCCTCTGTTGAGGATCTTTTGGAGCGATCGGAAGAAAGGCGTCCTCACCACTCGCGCTCCCGCTCATCGCCCACTGTGGAGATAATCAAGCAG GACATACCACCAAGTGAAGAGAAGATGTTTGATGCCTCCATCACTGGACCTGAGCACTGCGCTAAGACGGAAGACAG ACTTCCAGATGACAAGCTGCTAGGGGGGTTGTCATCTCCCCCCTCATCACACAACGGTCCTGCTGGATCTTTTTCAG AAGCAACCTTCTCCCACACTCCTGTTTCTCTGAGAGACAAACGTCAAAGAAACATCGAACGTCAGCGAGCCCATAGCGCCTCCTCTCTTGCAGCCTCAGTTGGCCTGCCTTGCCCCCTCACCTCCCGGGATAAAGGTGGGCCTGAGTGGCCTGCTAACGAGGGTCTGAGTCAAGCCAACCAGGATGCCACGTTCCCTGGCACCCCTCAGAGTAGCGTACCAGAGGGTGATGGTGACAGGAAAGTTGCAGCGGTTAGCCTCGATGGCCACCTAGACACCTTAGTGATGGACAAACCTATGAGGCACAGTTTGAGTGAAGACATGACGAAGGACACTCAAAGAGAGAGAACATTTAGTTTAGACCGGAAAGGAGAACTTTCTAAAGAAAACGAAGTCTCAGCAGTGACATCGTCACCGCAGCTCCATTTCCAGTTGGAGTTCCCACCGTCCTCTCATCAGTCCATCCACCAGCACTTGTCCTCCGGGAGAACGCCAGACGTTGACGGCTCAACTGACCAGCAGCCAACATCACTGACCTGCCATGAGGACCAAGATGAGGTCTTTCTCCAAAATCCCGCTCCTCCATCATCGCCTCCTTCCATCAAAGAGACTGACATCACGGAGGACTTCCCTCCTCCCCCTCATCCCATCCTTGAGTTGAACAAGAACACGTCTCTGCAGAATGCCGGAAG CCTTCCCCCATCCTTCAAACAGCAGTCATCCACCCTCACATCCACCGCTTCGTCTAGTTTTTCCAGCCTGGACGTGGACAACTTTGAAGAGAACCTCAACCTTGAGTACGAGCCGCTGCTCAAGAGGGAAAAGACAGCAGAGGAGCTTCGAGTGGAGACATTGTGGCGGAAGCTG GTATTGCAGGATCACTCTCTGTCATCGATCTTCCAAGGAAGGGAAGGTAAATCCACAGTGGAGCTTGTGGAGGGGATCTTTCGAAACAGCAGACTGGGCGCTAAAGTGCCATGGCATGGCAGCAACATTAATGACAG GATGGAAGATGGTTTCAGCACAGAAATGGACCCCAGGATGGAGGTGGATGAGGATGGGAAAGACATCAAcagcaaaaag GTGGAGCTGTGTGAGGCCCTCAGGTGCAGTGTGGTGGCTCTGCGCCAAGAGAAGGAAGCTCTGTGTGAGGAGCAGAGGCGGCACCAGGCACTCGGGGCAAGCATCGACTCTCTGGTGCACAATCTATGCAAGGTCAACGAGCGGGACAAGTACAGCATGTTCATTG GAGATCTTGAGAAGATCATGAACCTGCTGCTGTCGCTGTGTAGCAGGCTGTCGAGGATTGACAGGTCACTGCTTGCTCTGCAGCGAGACGAGCTCACACAGGAGGACACGTCAGAACAGAGG